In Sulfitobacter sp. M39, the following proteins share a genomic window:
- a CDS encoding DUF3305 domain-containing protein: MPVGVVLRKSPGVTKWAKFVWRAVCVLPGADPADWKLLRTEGEVSDYHVTTVPLTLYRSDTEAYVHGLAANVPCLYVICRETRDPARPLEVVMVTASPYEAQDYSDNGEDIVEKVMMTPQVHAWISAYVDTHHEEEAFVKRRRDKYQEPKQDGIGDARISQTTDVYRAPRTSRSGSSQ; this comes from the coding sequence ATGCCCGTCGGGGTAGTCCTTCGCAAGTCACCCGGCGTGACGAAATGGGCGAAGTTCGTTTGGCGTGCGGTCTGTGTCCTGCCCGGTGCCGATCCGGCTGACTGGAAGCTGCTGCGCACCGAAGGCGAGGTGTCCGACTATCACGTGACCACTGTGCCGCTAACGCTGTACCGCTCCGATACCGAAGCCTATGTGCACGGGCTCGCCGCGAATGTGCCCTGTCTCTATGTCATCTGCCGCGAAACCCGCGACCCTGCCCGCCCGCTTGAGGTGGTGATGGTCACCGCCTCGCCCTATGAGGCGCAGGATTACAGCGACAATGGCGAGGATATCGTTGAAAAGGTCATGATGACCCCGCAGGTGCATGCCTGGATCAGCGCCTATGTCGACACGCACCACGAAGAAGAAGCCTTTGTGAAACGTCGTCGCGACAAGTACCAAGAGCCGAAGCAAGACGGGATCGGGGACGCGCGCATCTCGCAGACGACCGATGTCTACCGCGCACCGCGCACGTCGCGTTCGGGGTCCTCGCAATGA
- a CDS encoding DUF3306 domain-containing protein, translated as MTRHTSFWDRRRAAVKAEEAAAQQAAAEQAEAQHQAALAEKSDAELLAEFDLPDPDTLKAGDDFSAFMARAIPEHLRRRALRKLWVSDPALACLDDLVDYADDYTQASAVTNFTTSYEVGKGLRRHIEDVARKAAASLDTATDAAETPVETEPTPLVAPAEVDAPAVAVAQPDTPAEPPVAETAMEEPATLPPRRMAFRFEEQSA; from the coding sequence ATGACCCGTCACACATCTTTCTGGGATCGCCGCCGCGCTGCCGTCAAGGCAGAGGAAGCTGCCGCGCAGCAAGCCGCCGCAGAGCAGGCAGAGGCGCAGCATCAAGCCGCGCTGGCGGAAAAATCCGATGCCGAACTGCTGGCAGAGTTCGATCTGCCCGACCCTGACACGCTTAAAGCGGGCGATGATTTCTCGGCGTTTATGGCGCGGGCCATCCCCGAACACCTGCGCCGCCGTGCGCTGCGCAAACTGTGGGTATCCGATCCGGCGCTGGCCTGTCTGGATGATCTGGTCGACTACGCTGACGACTATACCCAAGCCTCTGCCGTGACGAATTTCACCACCAGCTATGAGGTTGGCAAAGGGCTGCGCCGTCATATCGAAGATGTCGCGCGCAAGGCTGCGGCCTCGCTCGACACCGCCACCGACGCGGCAGAAACACCTGTTGAAACAGAGCCCACACCGCTCGTCGCACCGGCAGAGGTCGACGCACCCGCCGTCGCCGTGGCCCAACCCGATACCCCCGCAGAGCCCCCCGTCGCCGAAACAGCGATGGAAGAGCCCGCAACCCTGCCCCCGCGCCGCATGGCCTTTCGTTTTGAGGAGCAAAGCGCATGA